A stretch of DNA from Anthonomus grandis grandis chromosome 22, icAntGran1.3, whole genome shotgun sequence:
TGTAGTAAGAAGAAGCAAAACTGATTGTAAAATCCTGACTTCTTCAATCCCAGATTCCATTAAAGACCATAATGCATCAGTTACATAAACAGCACCTTTCTGGTCTATTAACTGGCTGGTAATCAGTTTCTGCATTATTTGTAAACATATCTGAAATGTATTTATtcattatataattatttataatgaaTAGAGGCAGTGGCTCTACCTTTATAAGCTTAACATCTTTAGTTTCACATCCTTGCGATACTGGGTAAATAATTTGGTTAACTAGATAATAAACATTGTTTTGTTGTCCTGCAGAATTCTTTAGTTTTGCAATTGCTTCTTCGGAGGCCTATAATAAAACCACTAAGTAGTACAACCtctagaaaaaacaaaaacataaacttTACTTACCTCTTTGACTTGAGGATATTTCTTCTTTGATTCAGaagataaatttttaaaatcaacctGTAGGCTCTCCACTAATGAAGGGGTGAGTTCGGGGTTGCTCATACCACCCTCAAAagccattatttttattaaatattaaggacAATCAAAGTTACTGCACCTATTGATAAATATATTTGGGTGAGCTGGCACCTGTCAAATTGTCACTAAGTAAAAACAAACGATTGCactcattttaaaattcatctAAACGCTGATATAACACAACAGATTGGTATTCACTTGCTGAATTTGTTTTAAagcaaatagaaaaaaatatttatttacgaaAACTTTTCATTGTTTTTCTATCGGCATTtgcagaataattttttatgacagACTGACGTCAATGACATAAACTGAATTGACATTGACAGGAGGCAGCTGACGTACAAGAGAGAAATTAAAGACAGCAAAATAAACCTAATGTGCATGCacctttaataaatttaaaaacaaagtgcATCAAAACATTCAACATGTTACTGTCGTCTATAATATGTTTTACTGtagggattttttttgttttttttttcacaactGTATCCCAGCTAGGATTTAGTGGAAACCTGGCATCCTCGTTGCTTTTAAAATCTGGCAATATCGCTTAAATGTCAATATTGTCATTTCATAATGGCGgctcttttaaattttgttatggtcacaaaaaaatccaaacgatCTAATACGTATGGGATCTACATGCTTTGGGGTATAATTCCTAGAATAAAGCATAATATTCTTACGCcatattctttaataaatatacacatTTCTCTAGGTACAAGGTAAAGCatgtatttaattgttaatagAAAAAGCAAAACATTATCAAGAcatcaaaaatcatttaatagaaAGAGATGCTAGGCATCCTCCCGTTCGTCAAACGAAGAAAGAAGCACTGAAAGCAAGATGGTGGCAAAAAcatctgttttttattttgtttttattttaagtttgaCGTCTGTTTTGTGGGGATATAAAAGCCAGATGCCGGAGCACCGACGATTGGACGATGGGCAcagataatgtttttaatttagatagtaTAAATGTAAAtagatttatgtaaatattaagcGCTGgatttgttgtttttaaaattaactatttttataacaagagagaggatttttttttatttatacaccgcAAAATTGTGAATACGTAATTATATATATTGAAGATCAGGTATGTAAAAACTTGCTTTTTCCTCTTTCAAGTCTTAACCCAATTCGTCATACTGGTACCATTAAGAGTGTTGTTACAACTAAAATTACTTGTATTTTAAGAAATCTCTCTTTGGTGATATTTTAGTATGTATACAAAGAAAACTGTGATGAATTTTGGACTCTTTTACCTTGTGTCCATAATTGCTATAGTGTTGTCTCGAAATGATCCAAAAAATGACCCAAGGAACAGCAGCGACCTTACTTTATGGATTGAtgaaaaacaagtaaaaatgtTTAGTGGTTAGTACGCATTTTTTAAGTTGATTTATAAACTATGTGGTTCACAACTAGCCTCATAGAATTAAATTGCATCAAAAGCCTTTAAGCACCTCATTTTTCATATGTATGTTATCcaattcaaataatttgtaGGGGTTTCAATGGAAATCTATGCAATATCAAACGGATATGTCCTGTCCCATATTCTTGACCCCAATTTTGAAAATCACCTTCCAGTAATCCCTTCGGAAGTAAGCTATGTAAATTTTACTTGGAAAGCTGGGAACAAGAAGTATAACTACAACTTTGACAGGCTGCAGTCTTACGACACAAGCATTTTGGAGTCACCAgtaatttcaattaaaacaaaGGGCAGAGTCCCTAAAAGACCTAAAGAATTCAGTATATTCTTGCCTTGTTTAGGAAACAGTTCAGGAATTGCTAGGTTTGAAATTGGATTGCTAATAGAGACTAGGAAGGGCAAACCTCTTACTGGCACTCCTCTCAGATTAAAGCTTAAGAAAGAGTGCTCATTATCAAGGAGAAGTAGGTATATTTTATCTTGTTTTAGTAATATtgcaataaaatcattattattcaGGTCCAGATCCAGAATGTGATAAGAAATGTGCTAATCAAGGGTGGTGCAATACAGAGAAAATATGTCAGTGCCCAGAAGGTTATATGGGGCAGTATTGTAAGACTGCTTTATGCTACCCTCAGTGCATGAATGGAGGTAATTGTACTTCACCTGGGGTTTGCAGCTGTCCTCCTGGGTTTCAGGTaggattcaaaaaatatattttaataatttaacatttatttttcttcttaatttttttaatgtacaaatATACCATATAGTTGCTGATATATCTTATAATTTGCTCTATTTTTTTCATAACAAAGACATAACTGcctaattaaaataactataatatgAACAATACTATAATTTATGCACACTTTTTCTATAATGAAGAATCTTATCatcaattttgtaataaattattttattatctctGCAAGTTTATATTTTGCAAGTCATTTCATATAAAACTGACACTAAAATAaatccattatattttttttaattaagtgatTTAAATTCTGTTCATGTAATCTTTTTGGCACCAAGTGCATTAAAGATTACTAGCTATGATTGACCTGTACCAGTcacatataattattaatattgacttacttttaaatatttttttcaccatGGAAAGCATTTATTGATTTCAAGAAgagcatacaaaaaaaaacgtatacTAGGAATGATGCCTATATGCaaataaaacagtaattattttaagtctTAAAATAACCACATTTATAAGGTATAAAGACATATATGTCCCTTATTACAAatctatgaaatttaaattacatatagTAAACAACAGAAATATTTTCGCTATTTATAGAAACATTAAGATTGGTACATTCGAcactggaaaaagaaaaatcattatattatataatagtaataaaatccAGTAATGTCTTAGGTACTTTGAATAAATGcttttaatgtcttttatttttttaatgaaatatggTAAGgcattgtataatttaatttgtctttaaagtttatagttttagtttatagttaaaaaaaaacaggtgtatatataaaatttgtattatgtTCTCAATATGAAGGAATTGGGTATCTTTATAGAGCTGCTCTGATATGTAATTGAtagtttgtaaatattttgaagtcTTGTGAGTGGATTTATACACTCCTGCAGCTGTACCCCACAATGAGATAAGATAATGTAAATGACTAATGATATGTGAGCATAATAATAAagtgttttcttaaatttaagtttaatacttagatttttttttcttaactttttaatCTGTGCAGGCCTTAAGTGGAGAaacttgttgttttttttaatttttttcttattgatgTAATTGTAAATCCATTTATGAACACCTATAAACCTagccaaattaaataaaaaacaaattttccaaaaaaaatatttattctcaatattacaaaaaaaaatgtttgttttggaAGTTTTAACACTTTATGGACAACAATGGAGAAACTTTTGGGTTTCATAATATATTTCACACTATtgtacagaaaataaaaaaaaaaatcaatactttATGTCATAACCATTATTTCTGATATCTTCGCATTATTacatcgtcttggcatggaTTCAAGAAGGCTGTGAATCAACATCTTCAGAAATTCCATTCCATGCTTCTTCCAAGGCCTGGAATAAATCATCTTTATTATGgaatttattagaatttgaTTGTCTAACTTTTCTCTCTAGGTGCTACAATTTTGGAAGTATGCTTCGGATCGTTGTCATGTTGAAATGTCCAAATTAACGGTAAATTATCTTTAACATATGGGTGCATATTATCTCTTAAGATGTTCAAATAATATTGGCCAGTCATGATGCCTTCTATCTTCACTAGTGGGCCAACACCTTTGCCAGAAAAACATCCTCATACCATGACATTACTACCTCCA
This window harbors:
- the LOC126748584 gene encoding protein shifted-like; its protein translation is MYTKKTVMNFGLFYLVSIIAIVLSRNDPKNDPRNSSDLTLWIDEKQVKMFSGVSMEIYAISNGYVLSHILDPNFENHLPVIPSEVSYVNFTWKAGNKKYNYNFDRLQSYDTSILESPVISIKTKGRVPKRPKEFSIFLPCLGNSSGIARFEIGLLIETRKGKPLTGTPLRLKLKKECSLSRRSPDPECDKKCANQGWCNTEKICQCPEGYMGQYCKTALCYPQCMNGGNCTSPGVCSCPPGFQGTHCEGGICSQKCLNGGKCVQKDTCECSKGYYGPRCEYSRCITLCLNGGRCRGVNKCKCLRGFRGDHCEIGRAKPARAACSLNCRHGSCAPDGEPACVCEKGWHGRLCQHATTM